A window from Culex pipiens pallens isolate TS chromosome 3, TS_CPP_V2, whole genome shotgun sequence encodes these proteins:
- the LOC120420061 gene encoding uncharacterized protein LOC120420061, with product MFHNKIRNILQETAERIEKLHVPYENEFKIQIQHLNLKEKSLLQEYLYAHEWNLGSARVLSMFKKARIVSISEYVLRLHSKDAIQQVMNDLLEAEPILLAELISNSSRDSEVFTSLKDILHESFSTVLDDLLENPSVIPFNYLEQLEPHLTDQEIERVRLQHLQLLLRKDCTCTLQEAIGRQEQWRSDANRNKGTILGQMMRTVVQDTVCSFDTLLGAGEKLDANVSWKHYLTLLGIVAKAATSEYVNVLRVKGAVKNMFNKILADGRFETLLLLMLTSREICATDESILGSYTSWYKYIIGEMTYRVDKAQFIAVMGLMNKLVPLEESVEILKVHASVSISFPSLCMEHVVTFKNLCKSRIMNIEEAKCRQEGVQPLDPDISIVIDSDDD from the exons ATGTTTCACAATAAAATACGTAACATTTTACAG GAAACGGCCGAgagaatcgaaaaactgcatgtTCCGTACGAAAATGagttcaaaattcaaatacaaCACCTAAATCTGAAGGAAAAG TCCCTGCTCCAAGAATATCTCTACGCCCACGAGTGGAACCTCGGAAGCGCCCGTGTTTTATCAATGTTCAAGAAGGCAAGAATCGTTTCCATCTCAGAATATGTGCTGCGATTACACTCCAAGGATGCCATTCAACAGGTGATGAACGACCTGCTGGAAGCTGAACCAATTCTTCTCGCAGAACTGATCAGCAACTCGAGTCGGGACTCCGAAGTGTTCACATCGCTCAAAGACATTCTGCACGAAAGCTTCAGCACGGTTTTGGACGATTTGCTGGAGAATCCCAGCGTTATTCCGTTTAACTACCTGGAACAACTTGAACCACATTTGACGGACCAGGAAATTGAGCGCGTAAGACTACAGCATCTGCAGCTTCTGCTGCGAAAAGATTGCACGTGTACACTTCAGGAAGCCATCGGACGACAGGAACAGTGGAGATCGGATGCGAATAGGAACAAAGGAACCATTTTGGGGCAGATGATGCGGACTGTGGTTCAGGATACGGTTTGTAGTTTTGATACTTTACTAGGTGCTGGAGAAAAGCTCGACGCGAACGTTTCTTGGAAACACTATTTGACTTTGCTGGGAATTGTAGCCAAGGCAGCGACTAGCGAGTATGTGAATGTTCTGCGGGTGAAAGGAGCGGTTAagaacatgtttaacaaaattttagcgGATGGGAGGTTTGAAACTTTGCTACTCTTGATGTTGACATCACGAGAAATTTGCGCAACCGACGAAAGCATTCTTGGAAGCTACACCAGCTGGTACAAGTACATAATTGGTGAGATGACCTACCGAGTTGATAAAGCTCAGTTCATTGCGGTTATGGGATTGATGAACAAACTAGTACCGTTGGAAGAAAGCGTGGAAATCCTGAAAGTTCATGCAAGCGTCTCTATTTCGTTCCCATCGCTTTGCATGGAGCATGTggtaacttttaaaaatctttgtaAAAGTAGGATAATGAACATCGAGGAAGCTAAATGTCGACAAGAAGGTGTTCAACCCCTAGATCCAGATATTTCGATTGTCATCGACTCGGATGAtgattaa
- the LOC120420083 gene encoding DDB1- and CUL4-associated factor 8: MEDDSGAGDGHQHPRPKKSRLSEDHDGMSSSDSIPATTAVEGSGGGGTAVAAEPVEEKSSSPNREVIEATEGDTKMVDPESPINSVPIATPEQGPSTKMDLDVGSPSTEDGAASSSAAAAAVIAEPSTDAPPESADSVPTGEVASNEVVDSSERSARTRNRFRGRSYRQRSDSSSSEQNEGRAEDGEQDPDVEAMIRRLVDEMNRENNDASEDDDEEDNNERDEDSMLSSTADSDDSDTSSPAVSIDDDDDDDSSDDNEEGSDNNANAPVDVSNLPFMQTANVKSTWDYFREIQLRSLGLSYRTKSSLGGVRYNSSQFQSRAYGSKHVVERLALAHRLRKHGGCVNSLNFNAAGTLLASGSDDLKINIWNWETGNRLAHNIASGHRSNVFQTKFVEASGYRSELELISTGRDGQVRHFRVGPAGDVKRAVLFKHSQPIHKIAIPARSPYEFLTACENGVVKGYDLRDNVAKKVTHTRKRLYSISTHPLDNEFCVSGSDESVLVYDRRNPARPAKSLYPVHMKNANKKEFFTVTCAVYNNTGTEILASYSDEDVYLFDNVHHEEGKYLHRYSGHCNVKTIKGVNFFGPQSEFVVSGSDCGNIFFWDKQSEIIVNWLKGDDAGVVNCLEPHPEFPILATSGLDHDAKIWVPNGTDDEHEAPVFSREALEKCVRRNLRVRQNNRCTSFSENRILDFLMLSRPGIGGRLRRRFSSDSDGPAGGDGSGGGGENPDGDGSGRGDDDDNRMILRCNPS; this comes from the exons ATGGAGGACGATTCGGGCGCTGGCGATGGCCATCAACATCCGAGGCCGAAAAAGTCCAGACTTTCGGAGGACCATGACGGAATGTCGTCCTCGGATTCGATTCCAGCAACAACAGCAGTTGAAGGTTCAGGGGGCGGCGGAACAGCTGTTGCTGCAGAACCAGTTGAGGAGAAGTCATCGTCGCCGAATCGTGAGGTGATCGAAGCTACGGAAGG TGATACCAAAATGGTCGACCCGGAATCCCCCATAAATTCCGTCCCAATCGCCACCCCAGAGCAGGGTCCTTCGACCAAGATGGACCTGGACGTTGGATCTCCTTCCACCGAGGACGGAGCTGCGTCCAGCAGTGCCGCTGCAGCAGCCGTTATTGCCGAGCCATCCACCGACGCCCCTCCCGAGTCCGCTGACAGCGTTCCCACCGGAGAGGTAGCTTCCAACGAGGTGGTAGATTCCTCGGAGCGCAGTGCCAGGACTCGGAACCGTTTCCGCGGACGAAGCTACCGCCAGCGGTCGGATTCGTCCAGCTCGGAGCAGAACGAGGGCAGGGCCGAGGACGGCGAGCAAGACCCGGACGTCGAGGCGATGATCCGTCGACTGGTTGATGAGATGAATCGGGAG AACAATGACGCCAgcgaggacgacgacgaggaggacAATAACGAAAGGGATGAAGATAGCATGCTGTCCTCGACGGCAGATTCCGATGATTCGGATACGTCTTCGCCGGCCGTTtcaatcgacgacgacgacgatgacgatagCAGTGATGACAACGAGGAAGGTTCGGACAACAACGCGAATGCTCCGGTGGACGTGTCAAATCTCCCGTTCATGCAAACTGCCAACGTTAA GAGCACCTGGGACTACTTTCGCGAGATCCAGCTGCGATCGCTTGGACTGTCCTACCGGACCAAGTCGTCGCTGGGTGGAGTCCGGTACAATTCGAGCCAGTTTCAGTCGCGGGCTTACGGGTCTAAACACGTGGTCGAACGACTAGCGTTGGCCCACCGACTGCGCAAACACGGCGGTTGTGTCAACAGTTTGAACTTCAACGCGGCCGGAACGCTGCTGGCCAGTGGTTCGGACGACCTGAAGATCAACATCTGGAACTGGGAAACGGGGAACCGGCTGGCGCATAACATCGCCAGTGGCCACAGGTCGAACGTGTTCCAGACCAAGTTTGTCGAGGCCAGCGGATACCGGAGCGAGCTTGAACTCATCTCAACCGGACGGGATGGACAG GTCCGTCACTTTCGCGTGGGCCCCGCAGGTGACGTCAAGCGGGCGGTGCTGTTCAAGCACAGCCAGCCGATTCACAAGATTGCCATTCCGGCGCGGTCACCGTACGAGTTTCTGACGGCGTGCGAAAACGGCGTCGTCAAGGGGTACGATCTGCGGGATAACGTAGCGAAAAAGGTGACCCACACCAGGAAGCGACTTTATAGCATCTCGACGCATCCGCTCGATAATGAATTTTGCGTGTCAGGCAGTGACGAGTCGGTGCTGGTGTACGACCGGAGGAATCCGGCCAGGCCGGCGAAGAGTTTGTACCCGGTGCACATGAAGAATGCGAAT aaaaaggaGTTTTTTACTGTTACCTGCGCGGTGTACAACAACACAGGAACGGAAATTCTTGCCAGTTATTCGGATGAGGATGTTTATCTCTTCGACAATGTACATCACGAGGAGGGAAAGTATCTGCATAGGTACAGCGGTCACTG CAACGTCAAAACGATCAAGGGCGTCAACTTTTTCGGCCCCCAGTCGGAGTTTGTGGTGAGCGGCAGCGATTGCGGCAACATCTTCTTCTGGGACAAGCAGAGCGAAATCATCGTCAACTGGCTGAAGGGAGACGACGCCGGGGTGGTCAACTGCCTGGAGCCGCATCCGGAGTTTCCCATTTTGGCCACATCCGGGCTGGACCACGATGCCAAAATTTGGGTCCCGAACGGAACGGACGATGAG CACGAGGCGCCGGTCTTTTCACGCGAGGCGCTGGAAAAGTGCGTCCGGCGGAACCTGCGCGTCCGCCAGAACAACCGCTGCACGTCGTTTAGCGAGAACCGCATCCTGGATTTTCTCATGCTCAGTCGGCCGGGGATTGGTGGGCGGTTACGCCGCCGCTTCTCCTCGGACAGCGACGGTCCAGCGGGTGGAGATGGTAGCGGCGGCGGTGGCGAAAATCCAGACGGGGACGGTTCGGGCcggggcgacgacgacgacaaccggATGATTCTGCGGTGTAATCCGTCgtaa
- the LOC120420062 gene encoding copper chaperone for superoxide dismutase produces MLIDFFKQLIFKQQKMTDRNSIKIEFAVQISGERCAEEVQSALTGIGQVQIDVAKGSVLVDTATPWIEIQRKIEATGRKAVLSGFGGQSAVSMVDHGNESSNVRGVVRFCAISADKPGTVVDGVIDNLAKSRPYKLNVHECGDISAGCDSVGDVYDSADISSDENGRATVRFVNDKLAVWDLIGRSVVVAEADSEKRLACGIIARAAGIFENYKKICACDGVTIWDERDNPLAGGNRGEQKSAL; encoded by the exons ATGTTAATCGATTTCTTCAAGCAGCTAATTTTTAAGCAGCAAAAAATGACCGATCGAAATAGTATCAAG ATTGAATTTGCGGTTCAGATTTCCGGCGAACGATGTGCGGAGGAAGTGCAGAGCGCCCTCACCGGAATCGGACAGGTTCAGATCGATGTGGCCAAGGGTAGTGTGCTGGTCGACACGGCAACTCCGTGGATTGAGATTCAGCGCAAGATAGAGGCCACTGGAAGGAAGGCGGTGCTGTCTGGGTTTGGAG GTCAATCGGCCGTTTCGATGGTGGACCACGGCAACGAATCGAGCAACGTGCGAGGTGTGGTCCGGTTTTGTGCGATCTCCGCAGACAAACCCGGCACCGTCGTAGATGGCGTTATCGACAACCTGGCGAAGAGCCGTCCCTACAAGCTGAACGTGCACGAGTGTGGTGACATTTCCGCAGGATGTGATTCCGTGGGTGATGTGTACGATTCTGCGGACATAAGCTCGGACGAGAATGGACGGGCGACGGTACGATTCGTGAACGATAAACTTGCCGTGTGGGACCTCATTGGACGATCCGTGGTGGTGGCGGAGGCGGACAGTGAGAAGAGGTTGGCTTGTGGGATTATTGCACGAGCGGCTGGGATCTTTGAGAACTACAAGAAAATCTGTGCATGCGACGGGGTGACGATCTGGGATGAACGAGACAATCCGCTGGCTGGAGGGAATCGTGGGGAGCAAAAATCCGCACTGTAG
- the LOC120420060 gene encoding proline-rich protein PRCC — MSLVAYDYSSGEGSDQEEDEESGPSAVVVETSKPTTNNVNKPQQNGSFEEKDDPIEDEDEAHLPLPAPKKLTNGLNVEEEEDDEFLRKKAIPAEVVKPLPKLPLPKMRNGKVQITIPSLRDFKDDDADKPKAKPVIGAELPKKGTGLLGMLPRPKSEVSFTVPAAQAGPSASSAAPSKPIVNRLIPDSVANRPRNVYAEQKSAKKPPPKKVDSKAVESDDSDDEKVDFFSLNKEEALPEISANEINAMVAKRAARMAETVKKFETPEEQEPQPGSSGHYSQMAPIPEAQAEAEDLANERALASLIGGNKAKRARLDEVNIIDISSSDIVPTKEDFLRRKLQEETGFVPTGHLTGDWSCTSKRKSHITYLASKAADNAQELEAMWSSNRQSRRQTQSKYGF; from the coding sequence ATGTCGCTCGTTGCGTACGATTACAGTAGTGGCGAAGGGTCCGATCAGGAAGAGGATGAGGAATCGGGACCATCGGCAGTAGTTGTCGAAACCAGTAAGCCAACCACCaacaacgtaaacaaaccccagCAGAACGGATCTTTCGAGGAAAAGGACGATCCCATCGAGGATGAAGATGAGGCCCATCTTCCGCTACCAGCTCCAAAAAAGCTTACGAACGGATTGAACGTCGAGGAGGAAGAGGACGATGAGTTTCTGCGGAAGAAGGCCATTCCAGCGGAAGTGGTCAAACCACTTCCAAAGTTGCCACTTCCCAAGATGCGGAACGGCAAGGTTCAGATCACGATTCCTTCGTTGAGGGACTTTAAAGACGACGATGCTGATAAGCCGAAAGCTAAACCAGTCATCGGTGCGGAACTGCCTAAGAAAGGAACAGGGTTGCTTGGAATGTTGCCACGTCCGAAATCGGAAGTGTCCTTCACGGTTCCAGCTGCTCAAGCGGGACCAAGTGCGTCATCTGCAGCGCCTAGCAAACCCATCGTAAATCGTCTGATACCGGATTCGGTGGCCAATCGACCGAGAAATGTCTACGCCGAGCAGAAATCCGCCAAGAAGCCACCCCCGAAGAAGGTGGACTCCAAAGCCGTGGAAAGTGACGATAGCGACGATGAAAAGGTGGACTTCTTCTCCCTCAACAAGGAGGAAGCCCTGCCGGAGATTAGCGCCAACGAAATCAACGCAATGGTGGCCAAGCGAGCCGCCCGGATGGCAGAGACGGTCAAGAAGTTTGAAACTCCCGAGGAACAAGAACCGCAACCCGGTTCCAGTGGCCACTACAGTCAGATGGCACCCATTCCAGAAGCGCAAGCGGAAGCGGAAGATCTCGCAAACGAACGCGCCCTGGCCTCGCTTATCGGCGGCAACAAGGCCAAACGGGCCCGCCTGGACGAGGTCAACATCATCGACATCAGCTCGTCGGACATTGTGCCCACGAAGGAGGACTTTTTGCGCCGCAAGCTGCAGGAGGAGACGGGCTTCGTGCCGACGGGACATCTCACCGGGGATTGGAGCTGCACCAGCAAGCGGAAATCGCACATTACGTACCTGGCGTCGAAGGCGGCGGACAATGCGCAGGAGCTTGAGGCCATGTGGTCCTCCAACCGGCAGAGTCGGCGCCAAACGCAGAGCAAGTATGGATTTTGA